From the Pomacea canaliculata isolate SZHN2017 linkage group LG4, ASM307304v1, whole genome shotgun sequence genome, one window contains:
- the LOC112561173 gene encoding optomotor-blind protein-like — protein MQSQAASDQPPNRSTFAPPPKESGYIPAPPPPPPPASPAAAAAATPSGYQQNAYAGLPRHGVENFISRPLANYPQPAVSHYPSLPVMELMETRHQPTAYRPPTEASTAARYNSMFFRNGTGERYSRFQSPLAIQTAGGAMFEDDLMSGRRAFPLSHGLVPTPQFSFGFPMHSPHDPMSLAAVGQSQQFGSYPHLPAPDPKRMLGGVGMGVGMATSPDAADKNIKITLENRDLWSRFHALGTEMIITKTGR, from the exons ATGCAATCTCAGGCAGCAAGCGATCAGCCACCAAATCGCTCCACCTTCGCACCGCCGCCTAAAGAGTCAGGTTACATccctgcaccaccaccaccaccgccaccagcatcaccagcagcagcagcagcagctacacCCAGCGGCTATCAACAGAACGCGTATGCAGGCCTCCCGCGGCATGGCGTTGAGAACTTTATTAGCCGCCCGCTCGCCAATTATCCGCAGCCAGCAGTATCTCATTATCCGTCGCTACCCGTGATGGAGCTGATGGAGACCCGCCACCAACCGACAGCCTACCGCCCGCCTACGGAAGCCAGCACGGCGGCTCGGTACAACAGTATGTTTTTCCGAAATGGGACAGGCGAGCGTTACTCTCGATTTCAGTCGCCATTAGCAATTCAG ACAGCTGGTGGCGCCATGTTCGAAGACGACCTTATGTCCGGACGGAGGGCATTCCCCCTTTCCCACGGCCTGGTACCCACCCCGCAGTTCTCTTTCGGTTTCCCGATGCACTCGCCGCATGACCCCATGTCTTTGGCTGCAG TGGGGCAGTCACAACAGTTCGGATCTTACCCTCACCTGCCGGCCCCAGACCCTAAGCGCATGCTTGGCGGAGTTGGGATGGGCGTTGGCATGGCAACCAGTCCTGATGCGGCAGACAAGAACATCAAGATCACGTTGGAAAACCGAGACTTGTGGAGCAGATTTCATGCCCTGGGTACAGAGATGATCATCACGAAGACCGGCCGGTGA